The following are encoded in a window of Bradyrhizobium guangdongense genomic DNA:
- a CDS encoding CaiB/BaiF CoA transferase family protein — protein sequence MAGPLAGYRVLDLSRILAGPWLAQLLSDLGAEVWKIERPGTGDDTRQWGPPFLRKDGGIDTTESAYFLSANRGKHSICVDISTDEGSAIVRALAQQADLVIENYKVGDMARYGLDYEALKRVKPDIIYCSITGYGQTGPMKDVAGYDMAIQAIGGLMSITGESDDKPGGGPQKVGVPIVDILTGMYSAAGVISALLHRERTGEGQHIDMALLDVQVAVLANQNLNFLTTGTPPKRFGNAHPNIVPYQVFRTSDGSFVLAVGNDQQFRKFCAATGLSGLATDSRFVTNTDRLKNRDQLIPLLDAHLIQQTTQHWISILEPVGVPCAPINRLDQVFAHPQVIHREMQVNLPHSSGTTAPLVANPIKFSGTKIEYAKGPPRRGEDTANILKSILKYDSAAIQDLSERRIIDIGRPEVG from the coding sequence ATGGCTGGACCGTTGGCAGGTTATCGAGTGCTGGATCTTTCGAGAATCCTCGCGGGGCCTTGGTTAGCGCAGTTGCTGTCTGATCTAGGAGCCGAGGTTTGGAAGATCGAACGCCCTGGCACCGGCGACGATACGCGGCAGTGGGGCCCGCCCTTTCTGCGGAAAGACGGTGGAATTGATACGACCGAAAGCGCGTATTTCCTGAGCGCCAATCGCGGCAAGCATTCGATATGCGTCGATATATCGACTGACGAGGGTAGCGCCATTGTGCGCGCACTTGCCCAGCAAGCCGATCTCGTGATCGAGAACTACAAGGTCGGCGACATGGCGCGTTACGGCCTCGACTACGAGGCGCTTAAAAGGGTCAAGCCTGACATCATTTACTGTTCCATCACCGGCTATGGCCAGACCGGCCCGATGAAGGACGTCGCAGGATACGATATGGCCATTCAGGCCATCGGCGGCCTGATGAGCATTACCGGAGAGAGTGATGACAAGCCAGGCGGGGGTCCGCAGAAGGTCGGGGTTCCGATCGTCGATATTCTCACTGGCATGTATAGCGCCGCCGGCGTCATCTCCGCATTACTGCATCGCGAACGCACCGGAGAAGGACAGCATATCGACATGGCACTGCTGGACGTCCAGGTCGCGGTTCTCGCCAACCAAAATTTGAATTTCCTCACGACCGGCACGCCGCCGAAACGGTTCGGCAACGCGCATCCAAACATCGTTCCATATCAGGTCTTCAGAACCAGCGACGGTTCCTTCGTGCTCGCCGTTGGTAATGATCAGCAATTCCGGAAGTTCTGTGCAGCTACTGGTTTAAGCGGCCTGGCAACCGATAGCCGTTTCGTCACTAACACCGACCGGCTTAAGAATCGTGATCAACTCATCCCCCTACTCGATGCGCATCTGATACAGCAGACGACCCAGCATTGGATTTCCATTCTGGAGCCCGTGGGCGTGCCTTGCGCACCGATCAACCGGCTGGATCAGGTGTTCGCTCACCCTCAGGTTATCCATCGGGAGATGCAGGTCAATCTTCCTCATTCTTCCGGAACAACAGCCCCTCTCGTCGCCAATCCGATAAAGTTTTCCGGAACGAAGATCGAATATGCCAAAGGACCGCCGCGGCGAGGCGAGGATACTGCAAACATCCTCAAGTCGATACTGAAGTACGACTCGGCGGCCATCCAAGATCTAAGTGAGCGACGGATCATCGATATCGGACGTCCCGAAGTCGGCTAG
- a CDS encoding ABC transporter ATP-binding protein yields MARVTLQNVAKSFGGDRGPWAVQDFSLDIADGELVVFVGPSGCGKSTTLRMLAGLDDVTFGKILIDGRDVTALPPKDRNIAMVFQNYALYPQKTVFENMAFGLRVRRTPQQEIDRRVRSAASSLGLEALLERKPRQLSGGQMQRVALGRALVRDPDVFLLDEPLSNLDAKLRVRTREEIATLHARLGATMIFVTHDQVEAMTLGDRIVIMRDGFIQQAGSPLDLYDRPANAFVATFIGSPEMNLIDGGLMRDGGALVMRSGGLSVNLPAQSFSEAERDVTLGIRPEHIERAETSTAFELVVGLVEQIGAQTYVLGKIDGNKIRAVFARDDALRAGDRIFVNLSQEKLHLFSRESGKTLRRTSTKGENGNGRELHGQAQLRRAEFQG; encoded by the coding sequence ATGGCGCGAGTAACTCTCCAGAATGTCGCGAAATCCTTTGGAGGAGATCGAGGGCCATGGGCCGTTCAGGACTTTTCGTTGGATATTGCCGATGGCGAACTGGTCGTGTTCGTCGGCCCGTCCGGCTGCGGCAAGTCCACGACGTTGCGAATGCTCGCCGGTCTAGATGACGTCACATTCGGCAAGATTCTGATCGACGGAAGGGACGTCACCGCGCTTCCGCCGAAAGATCGCAACATTGCGATGGTTTTTCAGAACTACGCTCTCTATCCACAGAAGACGGTCTTCGAAAACATGGCCTTCGGCCTTCGGGTCCGTAGGACGCCACAGCAGGAGATCGATCGTCGGGTGCGCAGCGCGGCATCAAGTCTCGGATTGGAGGCCCTGCTGGAGCGCAAGCCACGCCAATTGTCGGGTGGTCAGATGCAGCGCGTAGCGCTTGGTCGCGCGTTAGTCAGAGATCCCGACGTATTCCTCCTCGACGAACCCCTCTCGAACCTTGATGCGAAGCTGCGGGTCCGGACGCGAGAAGAGATTGCGACGCTACACGCCCGATTGGGCGCGACGATGATATTTGTTACCCACGATCAGGTCGAGGCCATGACGCTCGGCGATCGTATCGTGATCATGCGTGACGGATTCATCCAACAGGCGGGCAGTCCGCTTGACCTTTATGATCGGCCCGCGAACGCCTTCGTGGCGACTTTCATCGGGTCTCCAGAGATGAACCTGATTGATGGCGGGTTGATGCGCGACGGGGGCGCGCTCGTAATGCGCTCCGGCGGTTTGAGCGTCAACTTGCCTGCCCAGTCATTCTCCGAAGCGGAAAGGGATGTCACGCTTGGCATTAGGCCCGAGCACATCGAGCGCGCGGAAACCTCCACGGCTTTTGAGCTGGTAGTCGGCTTGGTCGAGCAAATCGGCGCGCAAACCTATGTGCTGGGTAAGATCGATGGCAACAAAATCCGCGCGGTATTTGCTCGGGACGATGCGCTGAGGGCGGGCGACCGAATTTTTGTGAATTTGTCTCAAGAGAAGTTGCACCTGTTCTCGCGCGAGAGCGGCAAGACACTGAGGCGGACCTCGACGAAAGGCGAAAATGGCAACGGGAGAGAACTTCATGGACAAGCTCAGCTTAGGCGCGCCGAGTTCCAAGGCTAA
- a CDS encoding ABC transporter substrate-binding protein — MDKLSLGAPSSKANVSDIDRRRFLKTTAGAAAGIAGSLSAPYVNAQSGVTLRILNAETTAASQSALRDACNEYESKFGVKIVVDSTPISGGYAKSMAAINAGAPYDIATAGYIAHILQYAMAGHIVPLTDLVKKYSWGKQGTWSYKGENWFYPYDYNLVTVFYRKDLYQEKGLKVPNTWAEFLENCRALTVAKDGNIERGGCVIPLASDSATNWASFGNLFADAPKFYDDKWNVVLDAPGNAGPTGRFLDLYADLYKTMPAGMNTVSYAELMSLFATGKVAHTVYSGRVVEALEARNPDLANKYGIFASPDSAGKQNALSFAFDGFILYKTKQTEAAFKFLQWFIDAHYIRWLHSAWMNFQPARLDIYEDPRWKNHPMIQKHWATMEQMKSFIDEDSKTVLNSIDMTGPSFDLRPCKVFDANIMPEMLQNRVLKNMSSSDCVKAAADRIRKIG; from the coding sequence ATGGACAAGCTCAGCTTAGGCGCGCCGAGTTCCAAGGCTAACGTGAGCGACATCGATCGGCGGCGTTTTCTCAAAACGACGGCTGGTGCAGCGGCTGGCATCGCGGGCTCACTTTCCGCGCCCTATGTCAACGCACAGTCCGGGGTAACGCTTCGCATTTTGAACGCTGAAACGACTGCTGCGAGCCAATCGGCCTTGCGCGATGCGTGCAATGAATACGAGAGCAAGTTCGGCGTAAAAATCGTCGTCGACTCGACGCCGATTAGTGGTGGTTATGCGAAGTCGATGGCGGCCATCAATGCTGGCGCTCCTTACGATATCGCCACGGCGGGATACATTGCGCACATCTTGCAATACGCGATGGCGGGTCACATCGTGCCGTTGACGGATCTTGTCAAAAAATATTCGTGGGGGAAGCAGGGAACCTGGTCATATAAGGGAGAAAATTGGTTCTATCCCTATGACTACAATTTGGTGACGGTTTTCTACAGAAAAGATCTGTATCAGGAGAAGGGCCTGAAGGTTCCCAACACATGGGCCGAGTTCCTTGAGAATTGCCGGGCGCTGACTGTCGCGAAGGATGGCAACATAGAGCGAGGGGGGTGCGTCATACCGCTCGCGAGTGACAGTGCCACCAACTGGGCGAGCTTCGGCAACTTGTTTGCAGACGCGCCGAAGTTTTATGACGACAAGTGGAACGTCGTTCTCGATGCGCCGGGGAATGCCGGACCGACCGGCCGTTTTCTCGATCTATATGCCGATCTTTATAAAACGATGCCGGCTGGCATGAACACGGTCAGCTATGCTGAGCTGATGAGTCTTTTCGCGACGGGAAAGGTTGCGCATACCGTCTATTCGGGCCGCGTAGTCGAGGCGCTGGAAGCTCGCAATCCGGACCTCGCAAACAAGTATGGTATTTTCGCTTCTCCAGACAGTGCTGGTAAGCAGAACGCACTGTCCTTCGCCTTCGATGGCTTTATTCTTTACAAGACTAAGCAGACTGAGGCGGCCTTTAAGTTTCTACAATGGTTTATTGACGCGCACTATATTCGCTGGCTGCACTCCGCCTGGATGAATTTCCAACCGGCGCGATTGGACATTTACGAAGATCCACGGTGGAAAAATCATCCGATGATTCAGAAGCATTGGGCGACGATGGAGCAGATGAAGTCGTTCATTGATGAAGACAGCAAGACGGTTCTTAACTCAATAGATATGACGGGTCCGTCGTTTGATCTGCGACCGTGCAAGGTCTTTGATGCGAACATTATGCCGGAGATGCTGCAAAATCGGGTTCTTAAGAACATGTCGTCAAGCGACTGCGTGAAAGCCGCCGCCGATCGAATCCGAAAAATTGGCTGA
- a CDS encoding carbohydrate ABC transporter permease codes for MRQDWRIIGLFIGGVLVLGTIVGGPLLYSIKLSFYTAASFIDPPQWVGLGNYVKVLSEPLFWGSLLNGVTIAISAIVLQVVLGVTIALVLNRQFVGQTVVRALSIVPYFLPTVVACLITQWILDPNYGLLKSVFASFGYGMFDWGGNSTSAKATIVLVSVWIWTPFVVTCVLAGLQSIPAQLYEAARVDGAGVMKQFWHVTLPGLRSVLIVVILLRGIWMFNKFDVIWLLTKGGPLNETETLPTLAYRKAFLEFDLGGGAAVATISFLMLASIILIYLRVFPIDEAKQGR; via the coding sequence ATGCGACAGGACTGGCGAATCATCGGTTTGTTCATCGGGGGTGTACTGGTACTCGGTACAATTGTTGGCGGACCTCTCCTCTATTCGATAAAGCTCTCCTTCTACACAGCGGCGTCGTTCATCGACCCGCCGCAGTGGGTGGGACTTGGCAATTACGTGAAGGTTCTTAGTGAGCCGCTGTTCTGGGGCTCGCTGTTAAACGGTGTCACGATCGCCATCTCGGCGATCGTGCTGCAAGTCGTTCTCGGCGTCACCATTGCGCTCGTCCTCAATAGGCAGTTTGTGGGGCAGACTGTCGTGCGGGCGCTGTCAATCGTGCCGTATTTTCTTCCGACGGTCGTCGCCTGCCTCATCACGCAGTGGATTCTTGATCCCAACTACGGCCTTCTCAAGAGTGTCTTCGCGTCATTCGGATATGGGATGTTCGATTGGGGAGGTAATTCAACGAGCGCGAAGGCGACTATTGTCCTTGTTAGCGTTTGGATCTGGACGCCGTTTGTCGTGACCTGTGTTCTTGCCGGCCTTCAATCCATTCCGGCTCAACTGTATGAAGCGGCCCGGGTCGATGGAGCAGGGGTTATGAAGCAATTCTGGCATGTCACGCTGCCAGGATTGAGGTCAGTGTTGATCGTGGTCATCCTCCTGAGAGGGATCTGGATGTTCAACAAGTTCGACGTGATCTGGCTTCTAACGAAGGGCGGACCGCTCAACGAAACCGAGACGCTTCCCACGTTGGCCTACCGAAAAGCGTTTCTCGAGTTCGACTTGGGAGGGGGGGCCGCTGTCGCCACCATCTCGTTCTTGATGTTGGCGAGCATTATCTTGATTTACCTCAGGGTTTTTCCGATCGACGAGGCCAAGCAGGGACGATGA
- a CDS encoding carbohydrate ABC transporter permease, which produces MTMSTQNQARSAAAVVVGSRAVRMLHSSSGSGREISDSTPSVSHGKTTRYYGKSLKQIAGRVGLYAAVALICIYSFFPIYWMILSSLRSPEKLFLDSSLVFWPPDLSSYKSLLQLTNYPANFVNSVMMAMATIAVATTLSSFIAYGATRLRFRGKTTLVASMLFAYMFPPLMLVIPMSALFRIAGLADSLWGLLIAHLAISLPLAVWLLWGFFKSMPFDLEEAAMVDGCSQFGAFIKVVLPLSAPGLITVGIFSFLLSWADYVFALILIMSDDRKTLPVGLASMLGAQDLRWGEILAGATLIALPLFVIFMFCYRYFVAGLTAGALKG; this is translated from the coding sequence ATGACGATGTCGACTCAAAATCAAGCCCGCTCTGCTGCCGCTGTCGTCGTTGGTTCACGAGCGGTGCGGATGTTGCATAGCTCTAGCGGCTCAGGAAGAGAAATCTCAGACTCCACACCTTCAGTCTCGCACGGGAAAACGACGCGGTATTACGGCAAGTCGCTGAAGCAGATTGCCGGCCGCGTCGGTTTGTATGCCGCGGTTGCGCTAATCTGCATCTATTCCTTCTTCCCGATCTACTGGATGATCCTCTCCAGTCTGAGGTCGCCCGAAAAGCTATTTCTGGATTCATCCTTGGTTTTCTGGCCACCCGATCTAAGCTCTTACAAGTCACTCTTGCAGCTTACGAACTATCCGGCGAATTTCGTTAATAGCGTCATGATGGCTATGGCTACGATTGCCGTGGCGACGACGCTGTCATCATTCATTGCTTATGGAGCGACGCGTTTACGGTTTCGGGGCAAAACGACGTTGGTCGCGTCCATGCTGTTCGCCTACATGTTTCCGCCATTGATGTTGGTTATTCCGATGTCCGCCTTGTTCCGAATAGCTGGCTTAGCCGATAGCTTGTGGGGCCTGCTAATCGCTCACCTGGCGATTTCGCTGCCGCTGGCGGTGTGGCTGCTATGGGGCTTTTTCAAATCGATGCCGTTCGATCTGGAGGAAGCGGCAATGGTGGACGGCTGTTCCCAATTCGGCGCCTTCATCAAGGTGGTCCTTCCGCTTTCGGCCCCCGGCTTGATTACGGTCGGCATCTTCTCGTTTTTGCTGTCCTGGGCGGACTACGTATTCGCGCTCATCCTCATCATGAGTGATGATCGCAAGACATTGCCCGTGGGCTTGGCATCAATGCTTGGCGCGCAAGATCTGCGTTGGGGTGAGATACTCGCCGGCGCAACCCTTATTGCTCTGCCGTTGTTCGTTATCTTTATGTTCTGCTATCGATATTTCGTCGCAGGGCTGACGGCGGGTGCGCTCAAAGGTTAG
- a CDS encoding FadR/GntR family transcriptional regulator, translated as MTERNRTDKLEAPSNAIGKILSFIRERRYQPSERLPSERDFAEKFDTSRGAVREALAALETMRVIERRPNSGIYLRKIEESSIDALVLYAESGVPFEAKEIADVMEVRRMLEGQAVRLACTRRTADNIREITAILEETNKRLSKKQSIEREDEAFHLAIFAATKNDILLRVARSFYELSRHRRKVYFADQNRGRQSYEDHCTILEAIEERRVGLAEQQMNAHLSRTVEAWQSLLGETKVTKR; from the coding sequence ATGACTGAGCGAAATCGAACCGACAAGCTTGAGGCTCCTTCGAACGCCATCGGAAAGATCCTTTCCTTCATCCGTGAGCGCCGCTATCAGCCCTCCGAACGGTTGCCATCAGAACGCGACTTTGCGGAAAAGTTCGACACCAGTCGCGGCGCGGTTCGAGAGGCTCTGGCCGCACTTGAAACCATGCGAGTGATAGAACGGCGCCCAAATTCTGGAATCTATCTGCGAAAGATCGAAGAGAGCAGCATCGATGCTCTAGTGCTTTATGCTGAATCCGGAGTTCCATTCGAGGCCAAGGAAATCGCCGACGTCATGGAGGTCCGGCGCATGCTCGAAGGGCAGGCGGTCAGGTTGGCCTGCACACGCAGGACCGCGGACAACATTCGCGAGATCACCGCCATACTTGAAGAGACCAACAAGCGCCTATCCAAAAAGCAAAGCATAGAGCGCGAGGACGAGGCGTTCCATCTTGCGATTTTTGCTGCAACCAAGAACGACATTTTGCTGCGCGTGGCGAGATCGTTCTACGAACTGTCCAGGCATCGACGGAAGGTCTACTTTGCCGACCAAAATCGAGGTCGACAATCTTATGAGGACCATTGCACCATCTTGGAAGCGATCGAAGAGCGGCGGGTAGGCCTAGCCGAACAACAGATGAACGCTCACCTCTCGCGAACAGTGGAGGCATGGCAATCGCTTCTAGGGGAAACCAAAGTCACAAAACGTTAG
- the gor gene encoding glutathione-disulfide reductase: protein MDSFETDLFVIGGGSGGVRAARIAAGHGARVMIAEEYRMGGTCVIRGCVPKKLFAYASHFSHDIADAAGFGWTVPPATFDWATLIANKDKEIARLEAAYTTNVEKSGVQVIKSRAVFEDPHTLVLDGGRRVRSKYILIATGGAPNHGKAIPGIEHVISSNEAFHLPELPKRILIQGGGYIALEFACIFSGLGSLVTVVYRGDNILRGFDDDVRAHVRDEMEKNGITILTGCTVDGIEKHDDWYTSHLSNGSSIASDKVMFAIGRHPAVANLGLEKAGVAINPDNGGIVVNEASQSSVPHIYAVGDVTHRFNLTPVAIREGHAFADTVFGKRAVKVDHIDIPTAVFTQPQVGTVGLTEAQARAQFAIVDVYKAAFRPLKATLSGSESRVLMKLVVDAGSDRVVGCHIVGSDAAELVQVIAIAVKMKATKADFDATMALHPTSAEELVTMRTRTARYVRDAAA from the coding sequence ATGGATAGCTTTGAGACGGATCTGTTTGTCATAGGTGGCGGCTCGGGCGGCGTGCGCGCCGCGCGGATCGCCGCTGGCCATGGCGCCCGCGTCATGATCGCCGAGGAATATCGGATGGGCGGCACTTGCGTCATTCGCGGGTGCGTACCGAAGAAGCTATTCGCCTACGCCTCGCATTTCAGCCACGACATCGCGGATGCCGCGGGCTTCGGCTGGACCGTTCCGCCGGCGACGTTCGACTGGGCCACCCTGATCGCCAACAAAGACAAGGAGATCGCCCGGCTGGAAGCGGCCTACACCACCAACGTGGAGAAATCTGGCGTGCAGGTGATCAAGTCGCGCGCCGTGTTCGAGGACCCGCATACGCTGGTGCTCGACGGCGGCAGGAGGGTGCGCTCGAAGTATATCCTGATCGCCACGGGCGGCGCACCGAACCACGGCAAGGCCATTCCCGGCATCGAGCATGTCATCTCATCGAACGAAGCATTTCATCTACCCGAATTGCCGAAGCGTATCCTGATCCAGGGCGGTGGCTATATCGCGCTGGAGTTTGCGTGCATCTTCTCGGGCCTGGGTTCCCTCGTGACTGTGGTCTATCGCGGCGACAACATCCTGCGTGGCTTCGACGACGACGTCCGCGCCCATGTCCGCGATGAGATGGAGAAGAACGGCATTACCATCCTGACCGGTTGCACGGTCGACGGGATTGAGAAGCACGACGATTGGTACACGTCGCACCTGTCGAATGGCTCCAGCATCGCGTCCGACAAGGTGATGTTCGCCATCGGCCGTCACCCCGCCGTCGCAAATCTCGGGCTGGAGAAAGCCGGCGTCGCCATCAACCCGGATAACGGAGGCATCGTCGTCAACGAAGCCTCGCAGAGCTCGGTGCCACATATCTATGCGGTCGGCGACGTCACCCATCGCTTCAATCTGACGCCGGTAGCGATCCGTGAGGGCCACGCTTTCGCCGATACGGTTTTCGGCAAGCGGGCGGTCAAGGTCGATCACATCGATATTCCGACCGCCGTGTTCACGCAGCCCCAGGTCGGCACCGTGGGCCTCACCGAGGCGCAGGCGCGGGCGCAGTTCGCTATCGTTGATGTCTACAAGGCGGCGTTCCGCCCGTTGAAGGCGACGCTGTCCGGCAGCGAGTCGCGGGTGTTGATGAAACTGGTGGTTGACGCGGGGAGCGACCGCGTCGTGGGTTGCCATATCGTTGGATCGGACGCGGCCGAATTGGTTCAGGTCATCGCCATTGCCGTAAAGATGAAGGCTACCAAGGCGGACTTCGACGCCACTATGGCGCTGCACCCGACCTCCGCCGAGGAACTGGTGACTATGCGTACCCGCACTGCACGTTACGTGCGCGACGCGGCGGCTTAG
- a CDS encoding class I adenylate-forming enzyme family protein yields the protein MEVDYLTSLPRRIHLIVDEGAKAGASRPALTDERGIVWSYRRLIDTIEAVAGDLARLGIRPGDRVMVVGENSIGAIVLMYAASRLDAWAVMTSARLGPHELDAIEGDCKPRRVFYTHGISAEADAAACRRGAEAEAFTGIGAIKVGKLEASAVPEEVYEDPARQVAVLIYTTGTTGRPKGVMLSHRNLAYVAGRGKRTNTLFPEDVTLCVMPISHSYGLTLLQGMLFVGAHLRIMPRFSLTQAIDAVVNGSLTAFNAVPAMLSRIIAYVDQNNIKLTPNNLRYVYTGTAPLDLSLRQSVERVFGVVLHNGYGLTETSPTISRTLYAMGSNEINIGPPIPGIETKIVGPDGREVPDGEAGELLVRGPNVMLGYYGQPDMTAEAIDREGYLKTGDIVSRSPGGELVVQGRSKELIIRSGFNVYPPEIEAVLNSHPAVLNSAVVGRSIEGNEEIIAFVEPTPGSTIEVAELLALVERQLAPYKKPQQIIVLPQLPVAPNGKIRKHDLKKRAEESLSAATSV from the coding sequence ATGGAAGTGGATTATTTGACTAGCCTGCCGCGACGCATCCACCTCATTGTGGATGAGGGGGCCAAAGCAGGAGCATCCCGGCCGGCTCTTACTGACGAGCGGGGCATCGTTTGGTCCTATCGGAGACTGATCGATACGATCGAGGCCGTTGCAGGTGACTTGGCGCGTCTAGGGATCCGTCCCGGTGATCGGGTCATGGTGGTGGGCGAGAACTCAATCGGCGCCATCGTCCTGATGTATGCGGCGAGCCGGCTTGATGCATGGGCAGTGATGACGAGCGCACGGCTCGGCCCGCACGAACTGGACGCCATTGAGGGTGATTGCAAGCCCAGACGCGTATTCTATACGCATGGAATATCGGCGGAAGCAGATGCTGCGGCGTGCCGGCGCGGCGCGGAAGCCGAAGCGTTCACGGGGATTGGAGCGATCAAGGTCGGTAAGTTGGAGGCGAGCGCCGTTCCCGAGGAGGTCTATGAGGATCCCGCCCGTCAGGTTGCAGTTCTCATCTACACGACGGGGACTACCGGTCGCCCGAAGGGAGTGATGCTCAGTCATCGCAACCTCGCTTACGTGGCGGGCCGGGGCAAAAGAACCAACACGCTCTTTCCCGAGGACGTCACGCTTTGCGTTATGCCGATCTCTCATTCGTACGGGTTGACGTTGCTGCAAGGTATGTTGTTTGTCGGCGCACACCTGCGGATCATGCCGAGGTTCTCTCTCACGCAAGCAATCGACGCCGTCGTGAATGGTTCGTTGACCGCCTTCAATGCCGTCCCTGCGATGTTGTCGCGGATCATCGCTTACGTCGATCAGAACAATATCAAGCTCACGCCCAATAACCTTCGTTATGTCTATACCGGAACGGCACCGCTCGATCTGTCTCTGCGACAGAGCGTCGAGCGAGTGTTCGGCGTGGTGCTTCATAATGGTTACGGGCTGACCGAGACGTCTCCGACCATCAGTCGGACGCTGTATGCCATGGGAAGCAACGAAATCAACATCGGACCGCCAATCCCGGGAATCGAAACCAAGATCGTCGGACCTGATGGGCGGGAAGTACCCGATGGCGAAGCGGGCGAACTGCTCGTTCGCGGGCCCAACGTGATGTTGGGGTATTATGGTCAGCCGGACATGACCGCGGAGGCGATCGATCGCGAAGGATATTTGAAAACCGGAGATATCGTCAGCCGGTCGCCGGGCGGCGAACTGGTGGTCCAAGGCCGGTCGAAGGAGCTAATTATCAGGTCCGGCTTCAACGTCTATCCGCCCGAAATCGAGGCTGTCCTCAATTCTCATCCGGCGGTTCTCAATTCCGCGGTAGTCGGGCGATCAATCGAGGGCAACGAGGAAATCATCGCTTTCGTTGAGCCGACCCCTGGAAGCACCATCGAAGTGGCCGAACTGCTCGCGCTCGTGGAGCGGCAGCTCGCACCATACAAGAAGCCGCAGCAGATCATTGTCTTGCCGCAACTTCCGGTAGCCCCGAACGGGAAGATTAGAAAGCACGACTTGAAAAAGCGCGCCGAGGAGTCGCTGTCAGCGGCTACCTCAGTTTAA
- a CDS encoding NAD-dependent succinate-semialdehyde dehydrogenase, producing MVTSREQMYPDTKLFIDGSWRDGTSGKVEPILNPATGKLIGTVAHASIPDLDDALESAVRGFELWRRTSSFERYKLMRGAAEKLRERAASIARIMTLEQGKPLGEAKMEVLLGADIIDWFAEEARRSYGRTIPSRSGAVQQVVIREPVGPVAAFTPWNFPINQAVRKISAAMAAGCSVILKGPEETPASCAALVNAYVDAGLPSGVLNLVFGVPSDISEYLIAHPVIRKISFTGSTPVGKRLAALAGSHMKRVTMELGGHAPALVFEDADVKQAAKLLSAAKFRNAGQVCVSPTRFMVHERVYDDFVEQFTAAAKALVVGDGLDEATQMGPLANLRRVEAMDALVSDAVQRGARIRTGGRRLRNDGFFFQPTVLTDVPLDSRIMNEEPFGPVVPIASFSTFEDAMVEANRLPYGLAAYAYTKSAATIGALGSIVESGMVSINHQGLALPETPFGGIKDSGYGSEGGTEAMDAYLNTKFLTQMHG from the coding sequence ATGGTGACAAGTCGCGAGCAGATGTACCCCGATACAAAGTTGTTCATCGATGGATCCTGGCGCGATGGAACGAGCGGAAAGGTCGAGCCCATCCTGAATCCGGCGACGGGAAAATTGATCGGAACAGTTGCGCACGCGTCTATCCCCGATCTCGACGACGCACTTGAATCGGCCGTGCGCGGGTTCGAATTGTGGCGGAGGACGTCTTCCTTCGAGCGATACAAATTGATGCGTGGGGCTGCCGAAAAGCTCCGCGAGCGAGCCGCCTCAATCGCGCGTATCATGACGCTCGAGCAAGGCAAGCCGCTGGGCGAGGCGAAGATGGAGGTGTTGCTCGGCGCAGACATCATCGACTGGTTCGCGGAGGAGGCGCGTCGATCCTACGGTCGGACCATTCCGTCACGTTCCGGCGCCGTACAGCAGGTCGTGATCCGCGAGCCAGTTGGGCCTGTCGCCGCCTTCACGCCGTGGAATTTTCCGATCAACCAAGCCGTCAGAAAGATATCAGCTGCGATGGCGGCCGGGTGCTCCGTGATTCTGAAGGGACCCGAAGAAACGCCGGCAAGTTGTGCAGCTCTGGTCAATGCTTATGTCGATGCCGGCTTGCCCTCCGGTGTCCTCAATCTCGTTTTCGGTGTGCCGTCCGACATATCGGAATACTTGATTGCCCACCCTGTCATTCGCAAGATTTCGTTCACGGGTTCGACGCCAGTCGGGAAGCGGCTTGCGGCTCTCGCTGGAAGTCACATGAAGCGCGTTACGATGGAGCTAGGTGGACATGCGCCTGCGCTAGTCTTCGAGGACGCAGATGTCAAACAAGCGGCAAAATTGCTGTCCGCGGCAAAGTTCAGGAATGCCGGCCAGGTTTGTGTTTCTCCGACCCGGTTCATGGTCCATGAACGGGTCTACGACGACTTCGTTGAACAATTCACCGCTGCTGCCAAAGCTCTCGTCGTCGGGGACGGCCTCGACGAAGCGACCCAAATGGGACCACTAGCTAATCTCCGTCGAGTCGAGGCGATGGACGCGCTGGTCTCGGACGCCGTTCAGCGCGGCGCGCGCATCCGGACAGGTGGAAGGCGCCTGCGCAACGATGGCTTCTTCTTTCAACCGACGGTTCTGACGGACGTGCCTCTGGACTCGCGCATTATGAACGAGGAGCCATTCGGCCCTGTTGTGCCAATCGCGTCGTTCTCGACATTCGAGGATGCCATGGTCGAAGCGAATCGGCTCCCTTATGGCCTTGCTGCATATGCGTATACGAAGTCAGCGGCGACGATCGGCGCGCTCGGCTCGATCGTGGAGAGTGGAATGGTGTCGATCAACCACCAAGGCCTTGCCTTACCGGAGACTCCCTTCGGAGGAATCAAGGACTCCGGATACGGTTCGGAAGGTGGTACAGAAGCGATGGACGCGTATCTCAACACTAAGTTCCTGACCCAGATGCACGGTTAG